The following proteins are encoded in a genomic region of Oscillospiraceae bacterium:
- a CDS encoding DNA-deoxyinosine glycosylase: MDLKQLHNIPPLYDMDSEILILGSFPSVKSREQQFFYGHPQNRFWKVVSAVFHCETPMTIPEKKDFLYANRIALWDVIASCEIEGSSDSSIQNVIPNDIGTILINSNVKKIFTNGSASSELYKKLIYPKTSIGSIKLPSTSPANAAWSLDKLIDAWQIINFQIQS; the protein is encoded by the coding sequence CCGCTATATGACATGGATTCCGAAATTTTAATATTAGGCAGCTTTCCCTCAGTCAAATCAAGGGAGCAGCAGTTTTTCTACGGCCATCCGCAAAATCGGTTCTGGAAAGTCGTCTCAGCCGTTTTTCACTGCGAAACACCTATGACGATCCCGGAGAAAAAAGATTTTTTGTATGCGAACAGAATCGCACTGTGGGATGTGATTGCCTCCTGTGAAATCGAAGGCTCGTCCGACAGCAGTATTCAAAACGTCATCCCAAATGATATCGGCACGATTTTAATAAACAGTAATGTCAAAAAGATTTTCACCAACGGCAGCGCGTCAAGTGAATTATATAAAAAGTTAATTTATCCAAAAACGAGTATCGGGAGCATAAAGCTTCCCTCTACAAGTCCCGCAAATGCCGCATGGTCGCTCGATAAATTGATCGACGCTTGGCAGATAATCAATTTTCAAATTCAATCATAA